The following are encoded together in the Solenopsis invicta isolate M01_SB chromosome 14, UNIL_Sinv_3.0, whole genome shotgun sequence genome:
- the LOC105207682 gene encoding uncharacterized protein LOC105207682 isoform X2: MQTVDLVADCPLQVVTGDSRSPPLSRAPTPSPTSVASTASMGQRSSTLLRPRISLTWVLRGQQQSNLGPGPNNYSTINSNGGTNNDRGAFSRNSKRSSRKSVKSVKEKDTASKENIENKESIEKREKKILHRLHKIERIEKTIGKETIGEKQSDSPLEKHLDKESIKDTKEKEKVKRAVSEPSLVSRESTSTPNGREKHRHRRTKRSHKPRLPSRFGYEIADLDAFLTKASIERPANIPVVLSFPSVLYQTQGGIQDEMALPLGTVVNAVFKNQTWLYVQTPHGQEGYVGYAACLPLGILPQPTRGPCWEDSTDVFPQPLGNMTDMEKLRDTRSECGASRGRSGRMRRGPRDAVSACGERSVDRLYLRAAANARIKGSRHTLLVIRNDYEARAANALTVSKGDVVALLSDHTNDWFWVRSRDGREGFIPAVIAGHGFL; the protein is encoded by the exons ATGCAGACGGTGGACCTGGTGGCGGACTGCCCGTTGCAGGTCGTGACGGGTGACTCTAGATCGCCGCCACTCTCGAGAGCGCCGACGCCCTCCCCGACGTCCGTCGCATCGACGGCGAGCATGGGGCAACGATCGAGCACCCTGTTACGCCCCAGAATCTCGCTAACTTGGGTCTTGCGCGGCCAACAACAATCCAACTTGGGTCCTGGACCCAATAACTATTCGACCATTAATAGCAatggag GTACAAACAATGATAGAGGCGCTTTCTCACGGAACAGCAAGAGATCCTCGAGAAAAAGCGTTAAAAGTGTCAAAGAGAAGGACACTGCTAGCAAGGAGAATATCGAGAACAAGGAGAGCATTGAAAAGCGCGAGAAGAAGATCTTGCACAGGCTCCACAAGATTGAAAGAATTGAGAAg acTATTGGCAAAGAAACGATTGGCGAGAAGCAGTCGGATAGTCCTCTGGAGAAGCATCTTGACAAAGAATCTATCAAAGATACgaaggaaaaggaaaaagtGAAGAGAGCGGTATCTGAACCTTCCTTGGTATCTCGTGAATCAACGTCGACACCTAATGGACGAGAGAAACATCGACATAGGCGGACCAAACGTTCACATAAACCTAGACTACCTAGTAGATTCGGCTACGAGATCGCTGATCTTGATGCGTTTCTGACAAag GCGTCCATAGAGAGACCAGCAAACATTCCAGTTGTCTTATCTTTCCCATCGGTATTATATCAAACTCAAGGCGGTATACAGGACGAGATGGCTCTCCCTCTGGGTACAGTCGTGAATGCCGTCTTCAAGAACCAAACCTGGCTGTATGTGCAAACGCCTCACGGACAGGAGGGTTACGTCGGCTACGCCGCCTGTTTGCCCTTGGGCATCCTACCACAACCTACGCGAGGACCATGCTGGGAAGATTCTACCGATGTTTTTCCCCAACCATTAG GCAACATGACGGATATGGAGAAGCTGCGCGATACTAGATCCGAGTGCGGGGCTAGTCGTGGACGTAGCGGCAGAATGAGACGAGGTCCAAGAGACGCGGTGTCGGCATGCGGCGAGCGCAGCGTCGATCGGCTGTACCTGAGGGCGGCGGCGAACGCGCGCATCAAAGGTTCGCGGCACACACTCCTGGTGATCAGGAACGATTACGAGGCACGTGCCGCGAACGCCCTGACGGTCTCAAAGGGCGATGTGGTCGCTCTGTTGAGCGATCACACGAACGATTGGTTCTGGGTGCGCTCAAGAGACGGTAGAGAAGGATTCATTCCCGCGGTCATCGCCGGTCATGGCTTCCTCTGA
- the LOC105207682 gene encoding uncharacterized protein LOC105207682 isoform X1 produces MMFARFCRQVPDGDLKRRHSWSSEIDYQSEETEAVTISGEDPALLSPSINDRISYKEYGRSMQTVDLVADCPLQVVTGDSRSPPLSRAPTPSPTSVASTASMGQRSSTLLRPRISLTWVLRGQQQSNLGPGPNNYSTINSNGGTNNDRGAFSRNSKRSSRKSVKSVKEKDTASKENIENKESIEKREKKILHRLHKIERIEKTIGKETIGEKQSDSPLEKHLDKESIKDTKEKEKVKRAVSEPSLVSRESTSTPNGREKHRHRRTKRSHKPRLPSRFGYEIADLDAFLTKASIERPANIPVVLSFPSVLYQTQGGIQDEMALPLGTVVNAVFKNQTWLYVQTPHGQEGYVGYAACLPLGILPQPTRGPCWEDSTDVFPQPLGNMTDMEKLRDTRSECGASRGRSGRMRRGPRDAVSACGERSVDRLYLRAAANARIKGSRHTLLVIRNDYEARAANALTVSKGDVVALLSDHTNDWFWVRSRDGREGFIPAVIAGHGFL; encoded by the exons ATGATGTTCGCCAGATTTTGCAGACAAGTTCCAGATG GGGATCTGAAGAGGCGACACTCCTGGAGTAGCGAGATCGACTATCAATCGGAGGAAACGGAAGCTGTAACTATCTCAGGGGAAGATCCCGCTCTTCTATCTCCGTCGATCAACGATAGAATCTCGTACAAG GAGTATGGCCGTTCGATGCAGACGGTGGACCTGGTGGCGGACTGCCCGTTGCAGGTCGTGACGGGTGACTCTAGATCGCCGCCACTCTCGAGAGCGCCGACGCCCTCCCCGACGTCCGTCGCATCGACGGCGAGCATGGGGCAACGATCGAGCACCCTGTTACGCCCCAGAATCTCGCTAACTTGGGTCTTGCGCGGCCAACAACAATCCAACTTGGGTCCTGGACCCAATAACTATTCGACCATTAATAGCAatggag GTACAAACAATGATAGAGGCGCTTTCTCACGGAACAGCAAGAGATCCTCGAGAAAAAGCGTTAAAAGTGTCAAAGAGAAGGACACTGCTAGCAAGGAGAATATCGAGAACAAGGAGAGCATTGAAAAGCGCGAGAAGAAGATCTTGCACAGGCTCCACAAGATTGAAAGAATTGAGAAg acTATTGGCAAAGAAACGATTGGCGAGAAGCAGTCGGATAGTCCTCTGGAGAAGCATCTTGACAAAGAATCTATCAAAGATACgaaggaaaaggaaaaagtGAAGAGAGCGGTATCTGAACCTTCCTTGGTATCTCGTGAATCAACGTCGACACCTAATGGACGAGAGAAACATCGACATAGGCGGACCAAACGTTCACATAAACCTAGACTACCTAGTAGATTCGGCTACGAGATCGCTGATCTTGATGCGTTTCTGACAAag GCGTCCATAGAGAGACCAGCAAACATTCCAGTTGTCTTATCTTTCCCATCGGTATTATATCAAACTCAAGGCGGTATACAGGACGAGATGGCTCTCCCTCTGGGTACAGTCGTGAATGCCGTCTTCAAGAACCAAACCTGGCTGTATGTGCAAACGCCTCACGGACAGGAGGGTTACGTCGGCTACGCCGCCTGTTTGCCCTTGGGCATCCTACCACAACCTACGCGAGGACCATGCTGGGAAGATTCTACCGATGTTTTTCCCCAACCATTAG GCAACATGACGGATATGGAGAAGCTGCGCGATACTAGATCCGAGTGCGGGGCTAGTCGTGGACGTAGCGGCAGAATGAGACGAGGTCCAAGAGACGCGGTGTCGGCATGCGGCGAGCGCAGCGTCGATCGGCTGTACCTGAGGGCGGCGGCGAACGCGCGCATCAAAGGTTCGCGGCACACACTCCTGGTGATCAGGAACGATTACGAGGCACGTGCCGCGAACGCCCTGACGGTCTCAAAGGGCGATGTGGTCGCTCTGTTGAGCGATCACACGAACGATTGGTTCTGGGTGCGCTCAAGAGACGGTAGAGAAGGATTCATTCCCGCGGTCATCGCCGGTCATGGCTTCCTCTGA